The DNA window TATGCGCTTGCCACCGGCGGCGCTCCGGCCCATGGCACCGTAACGTTCAACGGCAGCCAGTACACCTATACCCCCGATGCCGACTTCAACGGCGTCGACAGCTTTGACATCGAGATCTCCGATGGAAACGGCGGCACCGATACGGTCACCATCGCTATCACCGTCGATCCCGTCAACGACGCTCCGGTTGGAGCCAATGGCTCGGCCTCCGGCGATGAAGACACGGCCATCACCGGCACGGTCGCGGCCTCCGATGTCGACGGTGACAGCCTGAGTTTCGCTCTTGCCGCCGGCCGCGCTCCAGCCCACGGCTCGGTGTCGTTCACTGGTAGCCAATATACCTACACACCCGATGCCGACTTCAACGGCTCCGACAGCTTCGATGTCGAGATCTCCGACGGAAACGGCGGCACCGATACGGTCACCATCGCTATCACCGTCGATCCCGTCAACGACGCTCCGGTTGGAGCCAATGGCTCGGCCTCCGGCGATGAAGACACGGCCATCACCGGCACGGTCGCGGCCTCCGATGTCGACGGTGACAGCCTGACTTATGCCCTGGCGACTGGCGGCGCTCCGACCCATGGCACCGTTTCGTTCAACGGCAGCCAGTACACCTATACACCTGATACCGACTTCAACGGCTCCGACAGCTTTGATGTGGAGATCTCCGACGGTAACGGCGGTACCGATATCGTTACCATCGCCCTCACCGTCGATGCGGTCAACGACGCGCCGGTTCTGTCCGCGACGGGATCGCCGGCTGCGGTCAACGAGGCGGGGGACGCCTCCGCGCAGGACATCGGCGCGCTGACCGGCAACCTGACGGTGTCCGATGCGGATGGGGGCGACACGCTGACGGCCTCCGCCGACGGCGCTCCGAGCCTCGTGTGGAGCGGAGGCACGCTCAGTGCGGCCCAGGAGGCAAGCCTGCTTGCGGCTCTTGGGACCGGCAAGCTCTCGTTCGACGGCAGTGTTGCCGCCGACGGCTCCGCCCAGTCCCTCGGCTGGAGCTGGGACCCGGCCGCCGCCGATCTCGACTTCCTGGCAAGTGGCGACACCCTCACGGTCACCTATGACGTGGCGGTGAGCGACGGAACGCTGACAACCGCCACACAGCCTCTCACCTTCACCATTGCCGGCACCAACGACGCCCCGGTCGCCTATATGGACACCGGCACGATGACCGAGGACGACGGCCCGAAGACCTTCGACGTTCTGTCCAACGACATGCTCGACCCGGATGCGGGCGCGCTGAACACGGTGACCGTCGGCAACATCACGCTCGGCGCCAACAGCTACGGGCTGACCGCCAGCGACGTCCAGGTCACGGTCACGGCCGACAACCAGCTCACGGTCGAGTTGCTCGGATCCAAATGGGACGCCATGTGGAATGGCCAGACCCTCCCGCTCACGATCCAGTACCGTCTGAACGGCGACAACGGGGAATTCGCGGGCAACCAGCTGAGCCTGACAATCCAGGGCCGCAACGACGCCCCGGTGCTCGATGCCAGCGCGGATCTGGCGATTTCCATCACCGAGGACGCCGGACTTCCCGGCGCCGGCGAAGGCACGCTCGTGTCCGACCTGGTGGACCGGGTCGGCGGCGGCGGTCTCGACAACGTCACCGACGACAGCTTCATCACCGGCATCGCCATCACCGGCACCAACACCGCCCATGGCACCTGGTACTATTCGACCAACGACGGCGCGAGCTGGTCGGCGATCGCGAGCGTCTCCGACGCCCACGCGCTGACGCTGCGCCCCGACGCCCGCGTCGCCTTCGTGCCCGACGCCGGATACAACGGCACCATCGCAGACGGCCTGACGGTCCGCGCCTGGGACGGCACCGGCGGTGCCAATGGCAGCTACTGGAACACCACAAACAACGGCGGAACAACCGGTTACTCGACACAGACCGATACCGTCGCCATCACCGTCGATGCGGTCAATGATGCGCCGGTGCTGTCCGCGACGGGATCGCCGGCTGCGGTCAACGAAGCGGGGGACGCCTCCGCGCAGGACATCGGCGCGCTGACCGGCAATCTGACGGTGTCCGATGCGGATGCGGGCGATACGGTGACTGCCTCCGTCGACGGCGCTCCGAGCCTCGTGTGGAGCGGGGGCACGCTCAGTGCGGCCCAGGAGGCAAGCCTGCTTGCGGCTCTTGGGACCGGCAAGCTCTCGTTCGACGGCAGTGTTGCCGCCGACGGCTCCGCCCAGTCCCTCGGCTGGAGCTGGGACCCGGCCGCCGCCGATCTCGACTTCCTGGCAAGTGGCGACACCCTCACGGTCACCTATGACGTGGCGGTGAGCGACGGAACGCTGACAACCGCCACACAGCCTCTCACCTTCACCATTGCCGGCACCAACGACGCCCCGGTCGCCTATATGGATACCGGCACGATGACCGAGGACGACGGCCCGAAGACCTTCGACGTTCTGTCCAACGACATGCTCGACCCGGATGCGGGCGCGCTGAACACGGTGACCGTCGGCAACATCACGCTCGGCGCCAACAGCTACGGGCTGACCGCCAGCGACGTCCAGGTCACGGTCACGGCCGACAACCAGCTCACGGTCGAGTTGCTCGGATCCAAATGGGACGCCATGTGGAATGGCCAGACCCTCCCGCTCACGATCCAGTACCGTCTGAACGGCGACAACGGGGAATTCGCGGGCAACCAGCTGAGCCTGACAATCCAGGGCCGCAACGACGCCCCGGTGCTCGATGCCAGCGCGGATCTGGCGATTTCCATCACCGAGGACGCCGGACTTCCCGGCGCCGGCGAAGGCACGCTCGTGTCCGACCTGGTGGACCGGGTCGGCGGCGGCGGTCTCGACAACGTCACCGACGACAGCTTCATCACCGGCATCGCCATCACCGGCACCAACACCGCCCATGGCACCTGGTACTATTCGACCAACGACGGCGCGAGCTGGTCGGCGATCGCGAGCGTCTCCGACGCCCACGCGCTGACGCTGCGCCCCGACGCCCGCGTCGCCTTCGTGCCCGACGCCGGATACAACGGCACCATCGCAGACGGCCTGACGGTCCGCGCCTGGGACGGCACCGGCGGTGCCAATGGCAGCTACTGGAACACCACAAACAACGGCGGAACAACCGGTTACTCGACACAGACCGATACCGTCGCCATCACCGTCGATGCGGTCAATGATGCGCCGGTGCTGTCCGCGACGGGATCGCCGGCTGCGGTCAACGAAGCGGGGGACGCCTCCGCGCAGGACATCGGCGCGCTGACCGGCAATCTGACGGTGTCCGATGCGGATGCGGGCGATACGGTGACTGCCTCCGTCGACGGCGCTCCGAGCCTCGTGTGGAGCGGGGGCACGCTCAGTGCGGCCCAGGAGGCAAGCCTGCTTGCGGCTCTTGGGACCGGCAAGCTCTCGTTCGACGGCAGTGTTGCCGCCGACGGCTCCGCCCAGTCCCTCGGCTGGAGCTGGGACCCGGCCGCCGCCGATCTCGACTTCCTGGCAAGTGGCGACACCCTCACGGTCACCTATGACGTGGCGGTGAGCGACGGAACGCTGACAACCGCCACACAGCCTCTCACCTTCACCATTGCCGGCACCAACGACGCCCCGGTCGCCTATATGGATACCGGCACGATGACCGAGGACGACGGCCCGAAGACCTTCGACGTTCTGTCCAACGACACGCTCGACCCGGATGCGGGCGCTCTGAACACGGTGACCGTCGGCAACATCACGCTCGGCGCCAACAGCTACGGCCTGACCGCCAGCGACGTCCAGGTCACGGTCACGGCCGACAACCAGCTCACGGTCGAGTTGCTCGGATCCAAATGGGACGCCATGTGGAATGGCGAGACCCTCCCGCTCACGATCCAGTACCGCCTGAACGGCGACAACGGGGAATTCGCGGGCAACCAGCTGAGCCTGACAATCCAGGGCCGCAACGACGCCCCGGTGCTCGATGCCAGCGCGGATCTGGCGATTTCCATCACCGAGGACGCCGGACTTCCCGGCGCCGGCGAAGGCACGCTCGTGTCCGACCTGGTGGACCGGGTCGGCGGCGGCGGTCTCGACAACGTCACCGACGACAGCTTCATCACCGGCATCGCCATCACCGGCACCAACACCGCCCATGGCACCTGGTACTATTCGACCAGCGACGGCGCGAGCTGGTCGGCGATCGCGAGCGTCTCCGACGCCCACGCGCTGACGCTGCGCCCCGACGCCCGCGTCGCCTTCGTGCCCGACGCCGGATACAACGGCACCATCGCAGACGGCCTGACGGTCCGCGCCTGGGACGGCACCGGCGGTGCCAATGGCAGCTACTGGAACACCACAAACAACGGCGGAACAACCGGTTACTCGACACAGACCGACACCGTCGCCATCACCGTCGATGCGGTCAACGACGCGCCGGTGATCACCTTCGGTGGCGGCGGCGCTTCCGCGAGTATCACGGTCGACGACAGCTTGACTGGTGTTGCGACGGTAACGGCAACCGATGCGAACAGCGACCCGCTGACCTATTCGATCTCCGGCGGTGCCGACCAGGCCCTTTTCACGATCGATGCATCGACCGGCGCCCTGAGTTTCCTGTCAACGCCGGACTACGCAAACCCGGGCGATGCGGGCGCGGACAACGTTTATGACGTGCAGGTTCAGGTGGCCGATGGCCAGGGCGGAATCGATATCCAGGATATCGCCGTCAAGGTTTCGGACCGGCCCGAGGTTTCGACCAGCGGCAGTTTCACCTTTTTCACCGCCGGGGACGAACCGGTCACCGTGCCGAGCGGCCTGACGGTTTCGGCTCTCACGCAGATTGCGAGCGCAACAGTCATGATCGGCACTCACGCGGCCGGAGATGTCCTTGCCATCGATGCCGCTGTCCTGTCCGGAACCGGAATTACCGCAAACTACAACGCCGGCTCCGGCATACTCACGCTGACCGGCGCCGCGGACGCGGCAACCTATCAAGCCGTTCTGCGCCAGGTGACCTATTCCAGTTCCAGCGCCGACCCGACCCAAAACGACACGAATAATAGCAGGCCCATCTATTTTCAGGTCGAAAACGTCGACGGTCTCCAGAGCAACGACGCTAACACTTTTGTCGGCGTCAACGTACCGCCCGAATTGGCCGGGCTGGACAACGCTGAATTTTCAGTTGCCGATGCGACCAGCGCTGCCCAGATCATCGATCCGAATGTCTCCTTCACCGATTCCGGTCAGCGCGGCATGGCCTCCGGCAGGCTTGCCGTGTCGGGCTTCATCGACGGCGAGGACGTCATCGGCATCCACCATGAGGGAACGGGTTCGGGCCAGATCGGCGTCTCCGGCGATCAGATTTCCTATGGCGGCACCGTTGTCGGCTCCTTCACGGGCGGCAGCGGCAGCGCGGATCTCGTTGTGTCGCTTAATGGCAATGCAACAGCTGCGGCCGTCGATGCGCTGATCCAGAACCTCACCTATTTCAATACCTCTGGGTCGCCTTCCGGAAGCCGCACCCTGACCGTCACCCTGGCGGACAATCAGGGTGCGTCGGTGAGCGAAACGGTGGATGTCACCCTTACGGGCCAGAATACGGCCCCGATCATTACGTCCAATGCCTCCGTCCGCCTCGACGAGAACACAAAATCGGTGGTGACCGTTGTGGCCAGCGATGCCGAAAATGACGAACTGACCTTCTCGATATCTGGTGGCGATGACGCCGCGCTCTTCACCATCGACGCGGACAACGGCGCGCTGAGTTTCATCACCACGCCGGACTTTGAAAACCCGCAGGATGTTGGCGAAAACAATATCTACCAAGTCGCAGTTACCGTCTCGGATGGCAAAGGCGGCAGCGATGTGCAGACGATTTCGGTATCTGTCGACAATTTGGGCGAAGCGCCGACGGATATCACCTGGAACGCTTTGCCCATCGTAACCGGGCGGGACTTGCCGATCGCAGGTGATGTTCTGGCAAACCTGTCATCTGATGACGAGACTGCAACCTACGCGCTTGGTAGCGGCAGCGATGCCGGTTTCAGCATATCCGAGAGTGGTGTCGTGACATTGCAGAGCACGCTTCAGGCAAACACCACCTACACTCTAAATCTCGAAGCCACAAATTCCAATGGAAGCTATACGGAAACCTTCAAGGTTGTTGTTGGCGGTGCGGACTATAACGAATCTCTCGGCAGTACATCCAGCCCCGCAAGCCAGATCATATATGGCAACGGTAACCGTGATAGCACTTATGGCGGCGGTGGAGATGACACCGTACTCAGTAGCGGTGACTATCATCATACCGGCCATCTTGGCAGCGGAGATGACACCGTCTTCCTGCGGTCCAATGAACAAAGCATCTTTGGCGGCTGGGGTATCGATACACTGGTTCTGGCCAAGACGGACATGAACCTTGACTTTAATTTTCCGGGCGCTGGATTCAACAGTTTCGAGCGTGTCGAGATGGCCGGTTTTGGCAGCAACACGCTTACTTTGGATGCCCAGGATCTTCTGGACCTTTCCGACGACGTTTCTGGCGACACAACGACCCTGACCGTTGTTGGGGATAGCGGCGACAAGGTGGTGCTGACCGGGTCCGGCTGGACGCAGCAAGCGGACACCGATATCGACGGCACGGATTATCACGTCTACACCAACGACACGGGAACCGAAGTCGCCAAGCTGGTCGTGCAGGACCAGGTGGCGGTCAATGCGGCGGCATAACCGACCATGAACCGGGAAGTCTTTCCGCCACAGAAGACGCCCCCGGCCGGCGGCCGGGAGACTGCGGAGCAAACGCCTCTTGATCCGCCCTCTCCCGGCCCCGACTATCTTGACGCATTGCTCGACGCCGCGCGCTTCTATGGCCGTCCGGCAACGCCCGGCGCGCTCCTGCGCGGCCTGCCGCTTCAGGCGAACCGCCTGACGGCGGATCATCTGGCGGAAGCCGCGCACCGGACCCGCCTGATGGTGAACGCCGGGCCGACCTCGCTGAAGGCTCTCACACCCACCTCGCTTCCCGTCCTTGCCGAGTTGAAAGACGGTCCGGTCGTCGCCCTGCTCCGGCAGGACGGCAGGGGCTATGTCACCGGCCGCGGCGCCAACGATCACGACTGGATCTCCATCGGTGAACTGGAGGCGCGCGGGGTCAAGCGGTTGACCCTGGTCCGGCCGGCCTTCTTCTTCGATCACCGCAGCGTTCATTACCACCTGCCGCACAACAAGCACTGGCTCATCCGGCCCCTTGCCGACAACGCGTGGATCTACGGCTTCGCCGCCCTCGCGGGGCTGGTGATCAACCTGGTCGCCATCGTGGTTTCCATGTTCTCCATGACGGTCTACGACAGGGTGATCCCGAACAACTCCATGACCAGCCTCGTCGGGCTTCTGGTCGGTGTCCTGATCGTGCTCACCGCCGACCTGATCCTGAAGTTCATCCGGGGCTACCTGATCGATACGGTCGCCCGACGCTTCGACATCCGCGTCGGCTCGGCGATTTTCGCCCGGATGCTCGGCGTCGGTGACGAGGCCCGGCCGCAATCCTCCGGGGCGCTTGCCAACCTGGTGCGCGAGTTCGATACGGTGCGCGACTTCTTCGCCTCCGCCAGCCTGATCGTGTTGGCCGACCTGCCATTCGTGGCGCTTTTTCTCGCGGTGATCTGGTGGATCGGCGGGGCGCTGGTCTTCGTTCCCCTCGCCGGCGTCGCCGTTCTGCTCACCGCCGCCCTCTGCCTGCAGGTCCCGCTCGGAAAGGCGATCGCCGTCTCGTTCCGGGAAGCCAGCCAGAAGTCGGCCTTCCTGCATGAGGCCGCCGTCGGTCTCGATACGCTGAAGGCCACCAACGCCCAGGCCTGGGCACGGCGTATCTACGAGCACCTGATCGCCCAGAGCGCCCATACGGGCATGGCCACCCGCATGCTGTCCGCCTCCTTCGCCAACCTGTCCGGCACCGTATCGTCCCTGGCGACGGTGGGCACGGTCTCCTATGGCGCCTATCTGGTCGCGCAGGGCGACGGTTTCACCAGCGGCGGGATTGTCGCCTGCGTGATCCTGTCCGGGCGCACCATGTCTCCTTTCGCCCAGATCACGGGCCTGATGGGACGCTGGCAGCAGACGAAGCTTGCCGCCGATGCGCTGGACAAGCTGATGGTCGCGCCGACCGAGGAAGGCGACGGTACGGACACGTTGCTGCAACGCTTCACCGTGCGCGGTGCGATCGCCTTCAACGCCGTCTCCTTCACCTATCCGCAGGCCGGTGGTGTGATGGCCCCGAACGAACCCGCCCTCACCGATGTCAGCCTGGAGGTTCCCGTCGGCCAATCGATCGGCATTCTCGGCCGGGTCGGCTCCGGCAAGACCACGCTCTTGAAACTGATCGCCCGTCTTCACACGCCTCAGGACGGCAACGTCCGCGTCGACGGTGTCGACGTGCGCCAGATCCATCCGGCGGAACTGCGCGCCCAGGTCTGTTATGTGGGCCAGGACGCCATGCTGTTTCACGGCACCATCCGCGACAACATCGTCATCGGCCGTCCCGAGGCGAGCGACGACGAAGTCCTCGCGGCTGCCCGGATCGCCGGGCTGGACCAGGTCCTCGCCGGCTCGGCACTCGGACTGGCAAAACCGGTTGGAGAGCGCGGCCAGATGCTGTCGGGGGGGCAGAGACAGGCCGTCGCCCTTGCCCGGGCGCTGGTCACCGACCCGGCGGTCCTCCTGCTCGACGAGCCGACCGCGATGATGGACAACACCACCGAGGCAAGGTTCCTTGCCGAACTGGCCAAAGCCCGTACCGGCAAGACCACGCTCATCGTCACCCACCGCCCTCAGGTGCTTCAGGTCACCAGCCGGGTGATCGTCATCGACGGCGGCCGGGTGGCACTCGATGGCCCGCGTGACGAGGTTCTGGCGAGGCTTTCCGGCGGGAAGGCGGCATCACAAGGACCTAAGACGGGAGCGGCCGAATGACCGATATGTCCGGCACTTCCGCCCGCCTGACCGATGTCCGCGCCCTCGCCGATCCGCACCGCGGTCCGAAGATCGCGGCTCTTTTCCTTGTTGGCGTCCTTGGGCTCCTTGCCGCGGCCCTCATCTACTGGGCGCAGGCCTACAGCCTTGAAATCTGGGCGACCGGCATCGGCAAGGTGATCCCCTCCAGCCAGATCCAGGTTGTGCAGAACCTGGAGGGCGGCATCGTCCGGGAAATTCTGGTCAAGGAAGGCGACCGGGTTGCCGCCGGCCAGGAAGTCGCCCGCATCGACGGAACGGGTGTGGAAAGCTCCTATCAGGAGGATCTCGCCAATGTCATGGCGCTGACCGGCCTGACCGACCGGCTGGCTGCCGAGGCATCGGGACAGGAACCGGTCTTCTCCGAGCGGCTGAAGAACGGCGGCCCGGAGGGGCAGGCCATCATGGCCGATGAGACCGCCGCCTATATGGCCCGGAGGGCCAGTTTCGAGGCCGAAGGCGCGGTGCTGGAGGCCCAGCGTCAAAGCCAGATCCAGGCGGCCGCCGACGCGACCGCGCAGTTGAAGCACCTCAAGACCACGCAGAGCCTGCTTGAGAAGCAGATCGCAGTGGTCGAGCCGCAGGTCAAAAAAGGCCTGATTTCGGAAACCGAACTCCTGAAACTGCTTCGCGACCGGGCCGATGGCGACGCGCGCGCGGCCGAACTTACCGCCGCCGTCAACAAGGCGAATAGCGCGGAACAGGAACTGACCGCCCGCCTCAAGGAACACGAGGCGGGTTTCCGATCCGACGCCTTTTCGCTGCTTGCGGAAAAGAAGGCCGTGCTTGCCGGCTACAGGGAACGCCTGGTCGCCTCGCACGACAAGGTGGTTCGCCGGAGCGTGAAGGCACCGGTAGCCGGCGTGGTCAAGAAGGTGCTGATCACGACGCCCGGCGAGGTCGTCAAACCCGGCGACACGATCGTGGAATTCGTCCCCTCCGATGACGACCTTCTGGTCGAAGCGCATATCCAACCAAAGGATATCGGCTTCATTCACCCCGGTCAGGAAGCGAAGGTCAGGCTGACCGCCTATGACTTCTCGATCTACGGCGCCATGACCGGCACCGTGGAACGGGTCGGTGCCGACACCCAGACCACCCGCGACGGCGAAAGCTTCTACCCGGTGGTCGTGCGCGTCGACTACGGAGATGAAGACGGCCTGCCGCCCAAGATGAAGGATCTGGAAATCCTGCCGGGCATGATCGCCCAGGTCAGCATCGTCACTGGAGAGCGGACCATCCTGGAGTATGTCTTCAAGCCCATCCTCAAGGTGAAGGAAATGGCGTTCCGCGATCGCTAGATATGAGCTTCCAACAGGTTGTTCATTCGGGGTTGAGCCAGGCGATTTCGCCCTCTGGCTTCTTTCCAGATTGTCCAGTTGCTTTTTGGGCGAGTATATCCGGCCCATCGACAGCGTTGCGCCGCTTGCCTGCTGCACCGCAGCTCAGCTCACGCAACACGCCTTGCCGAGTGAACGGACTTGTCATCAAGAATTCCGGACTGAATGAACGTAGCGACTGTTCACCAGCCGCATCAATCAAATTGAAAACTGCGGCAGACGAATTCGCACCGGATAGCGCGGTATTGGCTACGTCAACTGGATCCAAGGTGTGTCACCATGGGATCGATAGCGGGCATAGGTCCACCAAAGACCAGCTCGACCGCGCGGGCGGCCGCAAGGAGATCGGCTTCGCCACGTGGTTTGCCGATAAGTTGCAGACCCACGGGGATGCCCTGCGGATTGACACCCACGGGAACCGAAATGGCGGGTAGGCCAACGGCGGTCGCCAAGAATGCACAGTCGAGCCAATCCATATAGAATTCAAGATCTTGGCCATCGATTCTGCGCACCCATTCCTCTTCGACCGGATGCGGCATGCAGCCCACGACGGGGCAGGCCAGAACATCGACTTGCGCAAACGCGGTTTGAAGTTCGTCGTAGATCCGCGATCGGATGAGCTGAGCGTCGATGATTTCATCCATCTTCAGGTTGAGTCCGATCTCGATGTTCTGCTTGAGCGTCGGTTTGAAACCGGCCTTCAATTTGGGGTCAATGTCACGCATCAGGCAGGCCCAAAGCAGCCCGCGTTGCACGTAATAGGCTCGACGCATCCCCGATAGATCGAGATGGATTTCGTCGACTTTCGAACCGCTACGGGCCATCTGCGCCATGGCATTGCCCAGGTGGTCCCGCATGTCCGGGTCGACGGCACTTTCCCCGGACATGTCGGGCATGTAACCGATGCGTAGGCCATTGGGGTTCGCGCCCGCAACCGCGTTCTGATAGGGTGCCGGGTCGCGCGGGAAAGAGATCGGGTAGAGCGGATCGAACCCCGTCATTGTGTCCAGAAAGAGCGCACAATCCGTGACCGACCGGGCCATTGGTCCCTGTACCCCCTCGGTGATATATCCGGCAGATGCAGGGCCGCCTGCGACGAGACCTGGACTAGGCCGCAAGCCGACCACACCGCAATACGCAGCGGGGGTCCGTAGGCTGCCGCCGTGGTCCGAGCCGTGGCTGAGCCAGCACTGCCCCACTGCCAGTTGCGCGGCCGCGCCACCGGATGAACCGCCGGCGTTCAGCCGCGTGTCCCGTGGATTGCGGGTCGCACCGAAAATGGCGTTGAACGTGTTCGCACCGGCACCGAACTCCGGCGTATTGGTCTTGCCCAGAACGACGCCGCCCCGCACCTCGATTAGCTCGACAAGCGGATCGGAGGCTTCCGGCACGAAGTCGGCCAGCCCCGGCGTCCCCCATGTGGTGCGCACACCCGCCACCGCGGCCAGATCTTTGATGCCGACAGGCAGGCCTTGCAGTGCGCCGCGTTGGTCCGCTGTCGTTTTGTCCAGCCGTGCCGCCGCCGCGTGCGCGCGATCAAAACAGGTTGTAGGCATTGCGTTGATGGCCGCGTCAGTCTCAGCGTGCCGGGTCTTGGCAACGTCGATAAGCTCGGCCGGAGAAACCTCTCCGCGCCTTAGGAGATCGACCACCTCGACGGCGCTCTTGGCGCAAAGATCAGGGCCGGAGTAGGTGGGGGCGTTGGTAGTCATGTAAATTTCTCCGTAGCAATGGCAGGCTTTCTGGAATCAGAAACCGGCCGCTTTGCAGACCATATTCAGGGCGACCACGATGAGGAGCGTCCCTCAAACGCCTTTCAATCAGCCGGGCTGCAGCGAATGGGCCAAGTGGGCGCCGTTCGGTGCTGTGAGCAGCGTCATCGAGACGATTATGGTAAGGTTGGGATATCGATCAGCCTGAACGAGTAGAGCGGACGGGCTGCAATCTGGAGGAAAGTGAAGCCGATCACCGCAGGTACGCCGATCGAGAGGCGAAAACCGGTGGCGGTTTGCCACCGCCCGCTGGATTGCCACGCTAGGCCGCGTCATGAACGAAACGCCGAACGACCCGCCGCCGATGCCCATGGGCATGGTCAACACGTCGGCAAAGGCACTCGCTACCAGCAGGAAGAAAAACACTTGCAGCATAGTAATCGGATCGGCTGTCATACGCGCCGTTCTTTCATTCTATGGGGCCGACCCGCTCTCTGGCGGGTCGGCCGTCGTGTTCAACTGAAGAAGTTCTGACGCTTGGTCAGGAAGTCGGTGTCATAGTAGCGTTTGTATTCCGTCGCCTGCTTCACGTAAGCGTAGTAAGCGTCAACGAAACGCCGGTGGAATGCGCTGGTCTGCTTCACCTCTTCGATCACCTCTTTCGACGCGATTTCGATCGCCGACCATACGTCATCAGGGAAGGTGCCGATGGTCAACTGGGGCATGGCGCGCAGTTTCTCGTACGCTTGCAGATTTGCATGCAGGGTGTAGGCGGAGGAGCGGTTCGCCTCGGCCTCGGTCACGGTTTCGATCATCAGCCGTTGCGAGTCGGACAGGGCGTTCCAGGCGTCCATCCCGATCCCGAATTCGATTCCACCATAGATTTCGACTGGCGATGGCGCATACATATATCCCGCAACATTCTGAAGGCCGAAGGCGAGGTCGTTCGATGGTCCGACCCATTCGGCCCCGTCAAGTGTTCCCGCTTGCAGGGAGGCAAAGATGTCTCCTGGTGGGATGGATGTCGGGTTCACCCCCAGTTTACGCAGCACTTCGCCATAAAGCCCGGCTGCGCGGAAGTTCAAACCTTTGAGGTCGTCGACGGAGGCGATCTCTTTCTTGAACCATCCAGCGGTCTGAATGCCGGAACCGCCGCCAATGAAAATCTTCAGATTGCGCGGATTAGTGAATTCGTCGAGCAATTCCTGCCCACCGCCGAAATACATCCAGGCATGCATCTCATCGTAGGTCAGGCCATAAGGCGCCGCAGTGAAAAAAGCATGTGCAATGTCGCGGCCCGAGAACCACGTACCAGAGCCATGATAGACCTCGGCAGTGCCACTTTCGACTGCTTCCTGGGTGCCGAACGGCGCGACAAGCTCCCCTGCGCCGAACACCTGGACGTTGATCGCGCCTTCTGAAATCTGCGTGACGCGGTCAGCCCAACGTTGCGCTGACACGCCCGGTCCCGGCAGGCCTCGCGGCACCGAAGTCACCAGCTTCCAGTTATGCTGTGCCTGAGCGCGTGCGATGGAGGGTGCCGCAAGGGCCGCAGGTGCGACCGCAGCGGCGGTTAGAAAGGTTCTTCTTTTCATTTTTGGTTTATCCCCTGATGGTTGGTTGTGCCGTTCAGTGATAGATCGCGTTAGGCAACCACGTCGCCAGACCAGGGGCCAGGATGACGAACACCAGCGCGAGGATCTGCAAGAAGATGAACGGCAAGATCCCCTTGTAGATATCAATTGTCCTCACGTCCTTCGGTGCGACGCGGCGGAAGTAAAACAACGCGTAGCCGAAGGGGGGCGTAAGGAAGCTTATTTGAAGGTTGAGGCTGATGAGGATCGCGAACCAC is part of the uncultured Roseibium sp. genome and encodes:
- a CDS encoding type I secretion system permease/ATPase — translated: MNREVFPPQKTPPAGGRETAEQTPLDPPSPGPDYLDALLDAARFYGRPATPGALLRGLPLQANRLTADHLAEAAHRTRLMVNAGPTSLKALTPTSLPVLAELKDGPVVALLRQDGRGYVTGRGANDHDWISIGELEARGVKRLTLVRPAFFFDHRSVHYHLPHNKHWLIRPLADNAWIYGFAALAGLVINLVAIVVSMFSMTVYDRVIPNNSMTSLVGLLVGVLIVLTADLILKFIRGYLIDTVARRFDIRVGSAIFARMLGVGDEARPQSSGALANLVREFDTVRDFFASASLIVLADLPFVALFLAVIWWIGGALVFVPLAGVAVLLTAALCLQVPLGKAIAVSFREASQKSAFLHEAAVGLDTLKATNAQAWARRIYEHLIAQSAHTGMATRMLSASFANLSGTVSSLATVGTVSYGAYLVAQGDGFTSGGIVACVILSGRTMSPFAQITGLMGRWQQTKLAADALDKLMVAPTEEGDGTDTLLQRFTVRGAIAFNAVSFTYPQAGGVMAPNEPALTDVSLEVPVGQSIGILGRVGSGKTTLLKLIARLHTPQDGNVRVDGVDVRQIHPAELRAQVCYVGQDAMLFHGTIRDNIVIGRPEASDDEVLAAARIAGLDQVLAGSALGLAKPVGERGQMLSGGQRQAVALARALVTDPAVLLLDEPTAMMDNTTEARFLAELAKARTGKTTLIVTHRPQVLQVTSRVIVIDGGRVALDGPRDEVLARLSGGKAASQGPKTGAAE
- a CDS encoding HlyD family type I secretion periplasmic adaptor subunit, whose product is MTDMSGTSARLTDVRALADPHRGPKIAALFLVGVLGLLAAALIYWAQAYSLEIWATGIGKVIPSSQIQVVQNLEGGIVREILVKEGDRVAAGQEVARIDGTGVESSYQEDLANVMALTGLTDRLAAEASGQEPVFSERLKNGGPEGQAIMADETAAYMARRASFEAEGAVLEAQRQSQIQAAADATAQLKHLKTTQSLLEKQIAVVEPQVKKGLISETELLKLLRDRADGDARAAELTAAVNKANSAEQELTARLKEHEAGFRSDAFSLLAEKKAVLAGYRERLVASHDKVVRRSVKAPVAGVVKKVLITTPGEVVKPGDTIVEFVPSDDDLLVEAHIQPKDIGFIHPGQEAKVRLTAYDFSIYGAMTGTVERVGADTQTTRDGESFYPVVVRVDYGDEDGLPPKMKDLEILPGMIAQVSIVTGERTILEYVFKPILKVKEMAFRDR
- a CDS encoding amidase, whose product is MTTNAPTYSGPDLCAKSAVEVVDLLRRGEVSPAELIDVAKTRHAETDAAINAMPTTCFDRAHAAAARLDKTTADQRGALQGLPVGIKDLAAVAGVRTTWGTPGLADFVPEASDPLVELIEVRGGVVLGKTNTPEFGAGANTFNAIFGATRNPRDTRLNAGGSSGGAAAQLAVGQCWLSHGSDHGGSLRTPAAYCGVVGLRPSPGLVAGGPASAGYITEGVQGPMARSVTDCALFLDTMTGFDPLYPISFPRDPAPYQNAVAGANPNGLRIGYMPDMSGESAVDPDMRDHLGNAMAQMARSGSKVDEIHLDLSGMRRAYYVQRGLLWACLMRDIDPKLKAGFKPTLKQNIEIGLNLKMDEIIDAQLIRSRIYDELQTAFAQVDVLACPVVGCMPHPVEEEWVRRIDGQDLEFYMDWLDCAFLATAVGLPAISVPVGVNPQGIPVGLQLIGKPRGEADLLAAARAVELVFGGPMPAIDPMVTHLGSS
- a CDS encoding TRAP transporter substrate-binding protein; this translates as MSAQRWADRVTQISEGAINVQVFGAGELVAPFGTQEAVESGTAEVYHGSGTWFSGRDIAHAFFTAAPYGLTYDEMHAWMYFGGGQELLDEFTNPRNLKIFIGGGSGIQTAGWFKKEIASVDDLKGLNFRAAGLYGEVLRKLGVNPTSIPPGDIFASLQAGTLDGAEWVGPSNDLAFGLQNVAGYMYAPSPVEIYGGIEFGIGMDAWNALSDSQRLMIETVTEAEANRSSAYTLHANLQAYEKLRAMPQLTIGTFPDDVWSAIEIASKEVIEEVKQTSAFHRRFVDAYYAYVKQATEYKRYYDTDFLTKRQNFFS